One genomic region from Terriglobus aquaticus encodes:
- a CDS encoding mannose-1-phosphate guanylyltransferase codes for MTITSSLPAFIPVILAGGSGTRFWPRSRRARAKQVLALDGERTMIQQTVDRLLPLASPDRMWVVANNGVAEAISTQLPDLPRTRLLCEPVARNTAPACGLMAFIALREDPDAVLGVFPSDQVIRGEADFVNTLKRGIALASSGPNIVVLGIDPTHPETGYGYIELGSAQDLHISGARPVRSFTEKPDLASAQQMLASGRYAWNSGMFVARAQTLCQAIDEHAPHISATLQAIADAYGSAEFPEIFAALYPSCQNISIDFAVLEPQSRKRDHSHMYCFPASFEWKDLGSWSALHEHRSACAWGDADHNVVESPATSAFQSRGNYVYAPGRHVALLGVQNLVVVLTDDAVLVTTRERSQDVASVVRSLSEAGHTNLL; via the coding sequence ATGACGATCACCTCTTCTCTCCCTGCTTTTATCCCAGTAATCCTCGCGGGTGGCAGCGGCACGCGGTTCTGGCCCCGCAGCCGTCGTGCTCGCGCCAAGCAGGTGCTTGCCCTGGATGGCGAGCGCACAATGATCCAGCAGACAGTAGATCGCCTGCTGCCTTTGGCTTCGCCTGATCGTATGTGGGTCGTCGCCAACAACGGCGTTGCAGAGGCGATCAGCACGCAGTTGCCTGACCTTCCAAGGACGCGGCTGCTATGTGAACCAGTCGCCCGGAACACCGCACCGGCTTGTGGCTTGATGGCTTTTATTGCGCTGCGCGAAGATCCCGATGCAGTCCTCGGCGTTTTTCCGTCCGACCAGGTTATTCGCGGAGAAGCTGACTTCGTGAACACCCTTAAACGGGGGATCGCACTTGCAAGCTCCGGGCCTAACATCGTCGTTCTTGGGATTGATCCAACTCATCCGGAAACCGGCTATGGTTACATCGAGCTCGGCTCAGCGCAGGACCTCCACATTTCGGGAGCGCGCCCCGTCCGTTCCTTCACTGAAAAGCCGGATCTCGCCTCCGCACAGCAGATGCTCGCCAGCGGACGCTACGCCTGGAACAGCGGAATGTTTGTTGCGCGGGCTCAAACGCTGTGCCAGGCGATCGACGAGCATGCTCCGCATATCTCCGCTACGCTCCAGGCGATCGCCGATGCATACGGCTCTGCCGAGTTCCCGGAGATATTCGCCGCGCTCTATCCTTCCTGCCAAAACATCAGCATCGACTTCGCGGTCCTCGAACCGCAGTCCCGCAAGCGCGACCACTCACACATGTACTGCTTCCCCGCGAGCTTTGAGTGGAAGGACCTGGGTTCGTGGTCTGCACTGCATGAGCACCGCAGCGCCTGTGCCTGGGGCGACGCCGACCACAACGTCGTAGAAAGCCCAGCAACCAGCGCCTTTCAGTCCCGGGGTAACTACGTCTATGCACCCGGGCGCCATGTTGCCCTGCTTGGGGTGCAAAACCTTGTCGTTGTACTTACCGACGACGCCGTACTCGTGACGACCAGGGAACGTTCTCAGGATGTCGCCAGTGTGGTTCGGAGTCTGTCCGAGGCTGGACATACCAATCTCTTGTAA
- a CDS encoding helix-turn-helix domain-containing protein, which translates to MVPTFTPQPSTVLERPLPRDVSSRFGVRLRELRRQHNMTQLRMATVFGIDRSFISDVERGRKSISLPMLEVIALGMRISLSDLLRDL; encoded by the coding sequence ATGGTGCCGACCTTCACACCGCAGCCATCTACTGTCCTTGAAAGGCCGCTTCCGCGCGATGTTAGTTCTCGCTTCGGGGTCCGGCTACGGGAACTCCGCCGTCAACACAACATGACGCAGTTGCGGATGGCTACCGTCTTTGGCATCGACCGCAGCTTCATCAGCGACGTTGAGCGTGGCAGAAAGTCGATCTCGCTCCCCATGCTGGAAGTGATTGCATTGGGAATGCGCATCTCTCTGTCTGACTTGCTCCGCGACCTGTAA
- a CDS encoding response regulator, with amino-acid sequence MVRTHITRHTDDDAGARILIVEDEGVIAMDIESSLQELGYIVTSVADSADVALREAERHQPDLVLMDIQLRGDRDGLWAADQVRQRWGTPVIFITANTNTETLIRAKASGAYGFLNKPFRPKELDAAVSIALNQHNLTRALFAERSWFSTTMCSLSDGVIATDPEGRVRFLNPAAERMTGWTKAEALGRDIEEIYPLSSMDGKALEECQLRKAIHERSSIPKRRFLLATQDGRMLPVEDAASPIMERGQILGAVTTFVEISALLQTEQMVQEQQEALQAKVEMTSQALGQTREELQALSRHLLVAQEEERGRIARELHDDFGQRVALLSWKMSELPDMVPPEAQAKVQAMRDALQDLASEMRGISHRLHPSILSDLGLAEALQSLISEYRELGLTIRAHVAPATGLSQDVATSLYRIAQEALQNVLKHAPEASVCLKLLQGTDRLLMHLRDDGPGFSVQDVRGRGGLGLISMQERARLVGGSLELVSRAGQGTTVVVRVPVSTQPR; translated from the coding sequence ATGGTACGAACACACATCACCCGACACACGGACGACGACGCCGGCGCGCGAATCCTGATCGTGGAGGATGAGGGTGTGATCGCCATGGATATCGAGAGCAGCTTGCAGGAACTGGGCTACATCGTGACCTCCGTTGCGGATTCCGCAGATGTAGCGTTGCGGGAGGCAGAGCGTCACCAGCCTGACCTGGTGCTCATGGACATTCAATTGCGCGGCGACCGAGACGGTTTGTGGGCGGCGGATCAAGTCCGGCAACGGTGGGGGACTCCGGTCATCTTCATCACGGCCAATACCAATACCGAGACGTTGATCCGGGCGAAAGCGTCGGGTGCGTATGGGTTTCTGAATAAGCCGTTCCGTCCGAAAGAGCTGGATGCCGCCGTAAGCATCGCCCTGAATCAGCACAACCTGACGAGGGCTCTGTTTGCGGAACGCAGTTGGTTCTCCACGACGATGTGCAGCTTGAGCGATGGTGTCATCGCGACGGATCCGGAAGGTCGGGTCCGGTTCCTGAACCCAGCGGCGGAGCGGATGACAGGATGGACGAAAGCTGAGGCTCTGGGGCGCGACATCGAGGAGATCTATCCGTTATCGAGCATGGACGGCAAGGCGCTGGAAGAATGCCAGCTTCGGAAGGCGATTCACGAGCGTTCGTCCATTCCGAAACGGCGTTTTCTGCTGGCGACGCAAGATGGACGGATGCTGCCGGTGGAGGACGCAGCCTCACCCATCATGGAGCGAGGGCAGATTCTGGGGGCAGTCACGACATTTGTGGAGATCAGCGCGCTGCTGCAGACCGAACAGATGGTCCAGGAGCAGCAGGAAGCTCTGCAGGCCAAGGTTGAGATGACCAGCCAAGCCCTGGGACAGACGCGGGAGGAGTTGCAGGCGCTCTCGCGTCACCTGCTGGTGGCCCAGGAAGAAGAGCGCGGACGGATCGCCCGAGAACTGCACGACGACTTCGGGCAGCGCGTGGCGCTGCTGAGCTGGAAGATGTCGGAGCTGCCGGACATGGTACCGCCGGAAGCGCAGGCGAAAGTTCAGGCCATGCGGGATGCCCTGCAGGATCTGGCGAGCGAGATGCGCGGCATTTCTCATCGGCTCCATCCGTCGATCCTGTCGGACCTGGGTCTGGCGGAGGCACTGCAATCCTTGATCAGTGAATACAGAGAACTGGGTCTGACCATCCGAGCTCACGTGGCTCCGGCGACGGGGCTTTCGCAGGATGTGGCAACGTCGTTGTACCGCATTGCGCAGGAGGCACTGCAAAACGTCCTGAAGCACGCGCCGGAGGCTTCGGTGTGCTTGAAACTGCTGCAGGGGACTGACCGCTTGCTGATGCATCTGCGGGATGATGGACCGGGCTTCTCTGTGCAGGACGTTCGTGGCCGGGGTGGGCTGGGCTTGATCAGCATGCAGGAACGGGCACGCCTGGTCGGCGGATCGTTGGAACTGGTGTCGCGAGCGGGCCAGGGGACCACCGTGGTGGTCCGGGTTCCTGTTTCAACCCAACCACGCTGA
- a CDS encoding response regulator: MKRVLIADDHALLAKGIAGLLRAEYDVIGLVSNGRQLVEEAMRQRPELVVLDISMPELNGIEAATQIHRALPQTKLVFVTQQVDPQYLRAAFRAGASAYVSKQSASDELLIAIRRAAVGLTYVTPALEALVGFAPVSELREEKRQRTDGLTARQREVLQLVAEGKTTRQISMALNISPKTVEFHKTALMNEIGLRTTAELTRYAIAHGIVSL; this comes from the coding sequence ATGAAGCGTGTTCTGATTGCGGATGACCATGCTCTGCTGGCCAAGGGGATAGCGGGCCTGTTGCGTGCCGAGTATGACGTGATCGGCCTGGTGTCGAACGGCAGGCAACTGGTGGAAGAGGCCATGAGGCAGCGCCCGGAGCTGGTCGTGTTGGACATCAGCATGCCCGAACTCAACGGAATCGAGGCGGCTACACAAATTCACCGGGCGCTGCCGCAAACAAAGCTTGTGTTTGTGACGCAACAGGTCGATCCGCAGTACCTGCGAGCGGCTTTTCGGGCCGGTGCTTCGGCGTACGTATCAAAGCAGTCGGCCAGTGATGAACTGCTGATTGCGATCCGCCGTGCTGCCGTAGGGCTGACCTATGTGACTCCGGCGTTGGAGGCGCTGGTGGGCTTTGCACCCGTTTCCGAATTGCGCGAGGAGAAGCGCCAGAGGACTGACGGTCTGACGGCGCGGCAGCGCGAGGTGCTGCAACTGGTCGCAGAAGGGAAAACGACGCGGCAAATCTCAATGGCGCTGAACATTTCGCCCAAGACCGTGGAGTTCCACAAGACGGCGTTGATGAATGAAATCGGCCTTCGCACGACGGCGGAGCTGACTCGGTATGCGATCGCGCACGGAATCGTCTCACTGTAG
- a CDS encoding xanthine dehydrogenase family protein molybdopterin-binding subunit, with the protein MIGIEQEQDQAPKLSPQLDYRYEGIAKVTGKAKYAAEFDGPFPKADLAYAYIVQATIPAGTVESMDIAAASKAPGVIAVMTPFNAPKLNQGPPQPPARRSLTLLQNKDVAYNGQPIALVIAKTLDQAREAASLVKTTYAPQPPKLQWEKRLGEARWPKNPGKDPADNHRGDIQAAFKKASVVVDNTYVTPIQFHNPMEPHATIAWWEGDKVTVYDATQYISGVKMSLAKTLNIPTDYVRVINPVVGGGFGSKGSMWSHVPLCAMAAKATNRPVKLVLEREQMFGLVGNRPSTINHIRLAAAKDGTLLGIQHDNVMNASVLEDFVEHTEDVAKKLYQSGANSVTAKVVEANLGVSTFMRAPGESSGTAVFEIAMDEMAEKLKMDPIEFRLKNYAEDDPAESHRPWSSKHLKECYAQGAEKFGWASRNTKPGSRAEGEWLIGQGMATATYPANRSAAQAVVRLLPGGKMFVGSGSQDLGTGTYTIMAQQAAAGLGIDPKLVEVKLGDSTLPKAPVSGGSQSAASVLPAIQDATTQLKLKLVDLALQDPKSPMHGLQAADCDVKNGKLVSKSQPGKTDDLTALIARNGNKPVEAQGSAEPGESHDAMTTQSWGAVFVEAAVNRYTGMVKVRRMVAVYDVGVLLNQKTGMNQLMGGLTWGIGFATHEHGIPDGRNGRIVNSNLAEYHVPVNLDVPAMDVSVVGIPDTKFAPTGARGVGEIGITGAAAAVANAIYNATGKRVREYPITPDKLLLA; encoded by the coding sequence ATGATCGGCATTGAGCAGGAACAGGACCAGGCTCCAAAGCTGAGCCCGCAGCTTGACTATCGCTACGAGGGCATCGCCAAGGTGACCGGCAAGGCCAAGTACGCCGCCGAGTTCGACGGACCGTTTCCAAAGGCGGACCTGGCGTATGCGTACATCGTGCAGGCGACGATCCCGGCCGGCACGGTCGAGAGCATGGACATTGCGGCGGCAAGCAAGGCACCGGGCGTAATCGCGGTGATGACGCCTTTCAACGCGCCGAAGCTGAACCAGGGACCGCCGCAACCGCCGGCACGCCGCAGCCTGACGCTGCTGCAAAACAAGGACGTGGCCTACAACGGGCAGCCGATTGCGCTGGTGATTGCGAAGACGCTGGATCAGGCCAGGGAGGCGGCGTCGTTGGTGAAGACCACCTACGCTCCGCAGCCGCCGAAGCTGCAATGGGAGAAACGGCTGGGCGAGGCACGCTGGCCCAAGAACCCGGGCAAAGATCCGGCGGACAATCACCGCGGCGATATCCAGGCAGCCTTCAAGAAGGCCTCGGTGGTCGTGGACAACACCTATGTGACGCCTATCCAGTTCCACAACCCGATGGAGCCGCACGCCACCATCGCCTGGTGGGAAGGCGACAAAGTTACGGTGTACGACGCCACGCAGTACATCTCCGGCGTGAAGATGTCGCTGGCCAAGACCCTGAACATTCCTACGGACTACGTTCGCGTGATCAACCCGGTAGTGGGTGGTGGCTTCGGCAGCAAGGGTTCCATGTGGTCGCATGTGCCGCTGTGCGCTATGGCGGCGAAGGCTACAAACCGGCCCGTCAAGCTGGTGCTGGAGCGCGAGCAGATGTTTGGATTGGTGGGGAACCGGCCATCCACGATCAACCACATCCGGTTGGCAGCGGCCAAGGACGGAACGCTGCTGGGTATTCAGCACGACAACGTGATGAACGCCTCGGTGCTGGAAGACTTCGTGGAGCACACGGAAGACGTCGCCAAGAAGCTGTACCAGAGCGGAGCGAACTCCGTAACGGCCAAGGTAGTGGAGGCGAACCTGGGTGTGAGCACGTTCATGCGCGCTCCGGGTGAGTCGTCTGGCACTGCAGTGTTCGAGATCGCCATGGACGAGATGGCGGAAAAGCTGAAGATGGACCCGATCGAATTCCGTTTAAAGAACTATGCGGAAGATGATCCGGCAGAAAGCCACCGTCCGTGGTCGAGCAAGCACCTGAAAGAGTGCTATGCCCAGGGTGCGGAGAAGTTCGGCTGGGCGAGCCGTAACACGAAGCCCGGAAGCCGTGCTGAAGGCGAGTGGCTGATCGGCCAAGGCATGGCAACTGCAACCTACCCGGCCAACCGGAGCGCGGCTCAGGCTGTGGTGCGGCTGCTACCCGGCGGTAAGATGTTTGTCGGCTCTGGCTCACAGGATCTGGGCACCGGAACCTACACGATCATGGCGCAGCAGGCGGCGGCAGGTCTGGGCATCGATCCGAAGCTGGTGGAAGTGAAGCTGGGCGATTCCACGCTGCCCAAGGCGCCGGTCTCGGGTGGATCGCAATCGGCGGCTTCGGTGCTGCCGGCGATTCAGGACGCTACGACGCAGTTGAAGCTGAAGTTGGTTGATCTGGCGTTGCAGGATCCGAAATCGCCTATGCACGGGCTTCAGGCCGCGGATTGCGACGTGAAGAACGGTAAGCTGGTCTCGAAGTCCCAGCCGGGCAAGACCGACGACCTTACGGCTCTGATTGCCCGCAACGGCAACAAGCCCGTAGAAGCGCAGGGCTCCGCAGAGCCGGGCGAAAGCCACGATGCTATGACGACTCAGTCCTGGGGCGCCGTCTTTGTAGAGGCGGCGGTGAATCGCTACACCGGCATGGTCAAGGTGCGCCGGATGGTTGCGGTGTACGACGTGGGCGTTCTGCTGAACCAGAAGACGGGCATGAACCAGTTGATGGGTGGTCTTACCTGGGGCATCGGATTTGCGACGCACGAGCACGGGATCCCGGACGGCAGGAACGGTCGTATCGTGAACTCGAACCTGGCGGAGTACCACGTGCCAGTGAATCTGGATGTACCTGCGATGGACGTTAGTGTTGTGGGTATTCCGGATACGAAGTTTGCGCCGACGGGGGCGCGCGGGGTGGGCGAGATTGGCATCACCGGTGCGGCCGCGGCCGTGGCAAACGCTATCTATAACGCCACAGGAAAGCGTGTACGGGAATATCCGATTACGCCGGACAAGCTGCTGCTAGCCTGA
- a CDS encoding FAD binding domain-containing protein yields the protein MNSFAYRRATSSAQALDEVKAPNASFLAGGTNLVDLMKYRVEQPTELVDINHLPLAQVTQTPDGGVSIGALVRNSDLANHELIRTNYPLLSQALLSGASPQLRNMATTGGNLLQRTRCYYFMDVSFAHCNKRQPGSGCDALQGYNRIHAIVGQTDKGPESGETCIATNPSDMNVAMAALEATVEVQSAQGKRSIPFAEFHRLPGSEPQLDTTLRPGELITAVTLPKPRFAKNAFYLKARDRNSYAFALVSVAAGLEMEGGTIRSAGIAMGGVAHKPWRVPEAEAALAGKPADAASFGRAAEVLLRGAHGYEYNQFKVELAKQTIVRALTLASQGTSEIA from the coding sequence ATGAACAGCTTCGCGTATCGCCGCGCCACGTCAAGCGCGCAGGCGCTGGATGAAGTGAAAGCGCCCAATGCCAGCTTCTTGGCGGGCGGAACGAACCTTGTCGACCTGATGAAGTACCGTGTCGAACAGCCCACGGAGCTGGTCGACATCAACCACCTGCCGCTGGCGCAGGTGACGCAGACTCCGGACGGCGGTGTGTCGATCGGCGCGCTGGTTCGCAACAGCGACCTGGCGAACCATGAGCTGATCCGGACGAATTACCCGCTGTTGTCGCAGGCGCTGCTGAGCGGAGCTTCGCCGCAGTTGCGGAACATGGCGACCACGGGTGGCAACCTGCTGCAGCGCACGCGTTGCTACTACTTTATGGACGTGAGCTTTGCGCACTGCAACAAGCGGCAGCCCGGTTCGGGTTGCGACGCTCTGCAGGGGTACAACCGCATTCACGCCATCGTGGGGCAGACCGACAAGGGGCCGGAGAGCGGCGAGACGTGCATCGCGACGAACCCGTCGGACATGAACGTTGCGATGGCCGCGCTGGAGGCGACGGTCGAGGTGCAGAGCGCGCAGGGCAAGCGGTCGATCCCGTTTGCGGAGTTCCATCGCCTGCCGGGCAGCGAGCCGCAGTTGGACACGACCTTGCGCCCGGGCGAACTAATCACGGCGGTGACGCTGCCCAAGCCACGCTTTGCAAAGAATGCCTTTTACCTGAAGGCGCGCGATCGCAACAGCTATGCGTTCGCGCTGGTTTCTGTTGCGGCCGGGCTCGAGATGGAGGGTGGCACGATCCGCTCGGCCGGTATCGCGATGGGTGGCGTGGCCCATAAGCCGTGGCGCGTGCCGGAGGCAGAGGCGGCGCTTGCGGGCAAACCTGCAGATGCTGCGTCGTTCGGACGCGCGGCGGAGGTGCTGCTGCGTGGAGCGCACGGCTATGAATACAACCAGTTCAAGGTAGAGCTTGCGAAGCAGACGATCGTTCGCGCGCTTACGCTTGCCAGCCAGGGCACGTCGGAGATCGCATGA
- a CDS encoding 2Fe-2S iron-sulfur cluster-binding protein gives MLQRFGLTAEVSRRRFLQGTSALAAAAALDAPAMAQGTVAPNSRPVTLRINGKSHALTLDPRTSLLDALRETLDMTGTKKGCDHGQCGACTVLQDGRRVNSCLTLAMAAEGSEITTIEGLAKNADPKTVDDLSPVQAAFLLHDGYQCGYCTPGQIMSATAVLTEHAKGELSQVSWQSGHSDRPELSDDEIRERMSGNICRCGAYPNIVAAVRAAARGASA, from the coding sequence CTGCTGCAGCGCTTTGGCCTGACAGCCGAGGTGAGCCGGCGGCGCTTCCTGCAGGGTACGAGTGCCCTGGCCGCGGCTGCGGCGCTGGATGCACCGGCGATGGCGCAGGGGACGGTCGCGCCGAACTCGCGACCGGTTACGTTGCGGATCAATGGCAAGTCGCACGCGCTGACGCTGGATCCGCGGACCTCGTTGCTGGATGCATTGCGCGAAACGCTGGACATGACCGGCACCAAGAAGGGCTGCGACCACGGCCAGTGCGGCGCCTGCACGGTGCTGCAGGACGGCCGACGCGTGAACAGCTGCCTGACGCTGGCGATGGCGGCGGAAGGTTCCGAAATCACCACGATCGAGGGACTGGCGAAGAATGCCGATCCGAAGACGGTCGACGATTTGAGCCCAGTGCAGGCGGCATTTCTGCTGCACGACGGCTACCAGTGCGGTTACTGCACGCCGGGTCAGATTATGTCTGCAACCGCGGTGCTGACCGAGCACGCCAAGGGTGAGCTGTCGCAGGTGAGCTGGCAGAGCGGCCACTCGGATCGTCCGGAGCTTTCCGACGACGAAATTCGCGAACGCATGAGCGGCAACATCTGTCGTTGCGGCGCCTACCCCAACATTGTTGCAGCCGTGCGTGCCGCGGCCAGAGGAGCGTCCGCATGA
- a CDS encoding XdhC family protein, producing MWRAGRAAALATLVAIDGSSYRRPGARLMIATDGGFAGSISGGCLETEIARKARWLVRDGATVERYSTALDENDIPFGLGCGGTVHVLLEPAGTPEFESLMLALEGTLQGQAADVYTTLPSEGRAFSRIVLPQTGMPLQHPADPLAHHEHLASPPRLLIFGAGNDAQPLVNMAALLGWRVVVIDGRAQWARPERFPAAERVVVASPTSLSFAIAPDDFAVVMTHSFDQDRDWLQALLPLHLPYLGLLGARHRSARLAGDLATLLQWPLDTVCASLRAPVGLDLGGDGAEAIALSVIAEIQACAANKSSLSRRMSADAALQEIARPDRAAFIPSSCAI from the coding sequence ATGTGGCGGGCCGGTCGCGCTGCCGCTTTGGCAACACTTGTCGCCATCGATGGCTCAAGTTATCGCAGGCCCGGAGCCCGGCTCATGATCGCGACCGACGGTGGCTTTGCCGGCTCCATCTCCGGCGGCTGCCTGGAAACCGAGATCGCCCGCAAGGCCCGGTGGCTGGTGCGTGACGGTGCCACCGTCGAACGCTACTCCACCGCTCTCGACGAGAACGACATCCCATTCGGCCTGGGCTGCGGCGGCACCGTGCACGTGCTTCTGGAGCCGGCCGGCACACCGGAGTTTGAGTCGCTCATGCTTGCCCTTGAGGGCACGCTCCAAGGGCAGGCCGCAGATGTGTACACCACGCTGCCGAGCGAGGGCCGCGCCTTTTCCCGCATCGTCCTGCCGCAGACCGGCATGCCGCTGCAACACCCGGCCGATCCGCTGGCCCATCATGAACATCTCGCTTCGCCGCCGCGCCTGCTGATCTTCGGTGCCGGGAACGACGCGCAGCCGCTGGTAAACATGGCGGCCCTGCTTGGCTGGCGCGTGGTGGTGATTGATGGCCGTGCGCAGTGGGCCAGGCCCGAGCGGTTTCCCGCGGCCGAGCGCGTCGTGGTCGCCAGCCCGACCTCGCTGTCGTTCGCGATCGCGCCTGACGACTTCGCCGTCGTGATGACCCACAGCTTTGACCAGGATCGCGACTGGCTTCAGGCGCTGCTGCCGCTGCACCTGCCCTACCTCGGTCTCCTGGGCGCTCGCCATCGCAGCGCACGCCTTGCCGGCGATCTCGCCACCTTGTTGCAGTGGCCGCTCGATACGGTATGTGCATCGCTTCGCGCGCCAGTCGGCCTTGATCTCGGGGGCGACGGTGCCGAGGCCATCGCTCTATCCGTAATAGCGGAGATACAGGCCTGCGCCGCCAACAAGTCTTCTCTCTCCCGTCGCATGAGCGCCGACGCCGCGCTCCAGGAGATCGCCCGTCCCGACCGTGCAGCCTTCATTCCTTCTTCCTGCGCGATCTAA
- a CDS encoding APC family permease yields MKVADVLLGRPLATAAEHDEHIGVAAGIPIFGLDGLTSAAYGPEAAMTLLIPLGFVAGVQHWLLPIFAAILTLLVILYFSYRQTIEAYPNGGGSFTVASENLGDGAGLLAAAALMIDYILTAAVGISAGVTALVSALPALHPHQLLLCLLILMLIALINLRGVKESGFAFMLPTFLFVGTLIATIGVGVFQYFTTGGHPVPVSAPPPAIPATMQFMTLWLLMKAFASGCAAMTGVEAVSNGVTAFKEPKSKHANQALTIIIGILIVLLFGLSFVAKAYGVSAMDPDASNYQSVLSIAVAAVFGRGWFYFLTMGSVLAALSFSANTAFADFPRMARAIALKDYFPHVFILRGRRLLFSHGVYALTGFTAIILIIFKGVTDRLIPLYAIGAFLAFTLSQAGMVRHWMKCPDERGRSLKLFLNGLGAIATGTTLVVVLVAKFTAGAWLTALLVPLLIAIMLSIKKHYTRVRAETADPTPLRTTGLQDPIVVIPMARWDKISEKAMRFGMIMSKNIKVVHVASDEPNLLEPAWESQVLTPVRASNLPEPELVNIASDYRYVVSPIMDYLLKLQQKNPGCKIAVLLPELVVDHWWWNFLHNQRVSILKLLLLVRGNQRIVVVSIPWYL; encoded by the coding sequence ATGAAAGTCGCAGACGTACTGCTAGGCAGGCCTTTGGCAACCGCAGCAGAGCACGACGAACACATCGGCGTCGCTGCCGGCATTCCCATCTTCGGCCTGGACGGCTTGACCAGCGCGGCATATGGCCCGGAAGCCGCCATGACGCTGCTGATCCCGCTCGGCTTTGTCGCCGGCGTTCAGCACTGGTTGCTGCCCATCTTCGCCGCGATTCTCACACTGCTGGTCATCCTCTATTTCAGCTACCGCCAAACAATTGAGGCTTATCCCAATGGCGGCGGGTCGTTCACTGTCGCTAGTGAAAACCTGGGCGACGGTGCCGGCCTGCTGGCCGCCGCGGCGCTCATGATCGACTACATCCTGACCGCGGCGGTCGGCATCTCCGCTGGCGTTACCGCGCTGGTCAGTGCGCTACCGGCGCTGCATCCGCACCAGCTCCTGTTGTGCCTGCTCATCCTGATGTTGATCGCCCTGATCAATTTGCGCGGCGTGAAGGAGTCGGGCTTCGCGTTCATGCTGCCGACGTTTTTGTTCGTCGGTACGCTGATCGCAACCATTGGCGTGGGCGTCTTTCAATACTTCACCACCGGCGGCCATCCCGTTCCGGTGTCGGCCCCGCCACCGGCCATTCCCGCGACCATGCAGTTTATGACCTTGTGGCTGCTGATGAAAGCCTTTGCCAGCGGTTGCGCGGCCATGACCGGCGTTGAGGCCGTTTCCAACGGTGTGACGGCATTCAAGGAGCCGAAGTCGAAGCACGCCAACCAGGCGCTCACCATCATCATCGGCATCCTGATCGTTCTTCTGTTCGGCCTCTCCTTCGTGGCCAAGGCGTACGGCGTCAGCGCCATGGATCCCGACGCCAGCAACTACCAGAGCGTCTTATCCATCGCGGTGGCCGCCGTGTTCGGCCGCGGCTGGTTCTACTTCCTCACCATGGGCTCAGTGCTCGCTGCCCTTTCGTTCAGCGCCAATACCGCCTTTGCCGACTTCCCGCGCATGGCCCGCGCTATCGCGCTCAAAGATTACTTCCCGCACGTCTTCATCCTGCGCGGCCGCCGTCTGCTCTTCTCGCACGGCGTCTACGCGCTCACCGGCTTTACCGCGATCATCCTCATCATCTTCAAGGGAGTTACCGATCGCCTCATCCCGCTTTATGCCATCGGAGCGTTCCTTGCCTTTACGCTGAGCCAGGCCGGCATGGTGCGGCACTGGATGAAGTGCCCCGACGAACGTGGCCGCAGTCTGAAGCTCTTCCTCAACGGGCTCGGAGCCATCGCCACCGGCACCACGCTTGTGGTCGTCCTGGTTGCCAAGTTCACCGCGGGCGCATGGCTCACCGCCCTGCTGGTTCCGCTGCTTATCGCGATCATGCTCAGCATCAAGAAGCACTACACCCGCGTTCGCGCCGAAACGGCAGATCCAACGCCGCTGCGCACCACTGGCCTGCAGGACCCGATCGTTGTCATTCCCATGGCCCGCTGGGACAAGATCAGCGAAAAGGCCATGCGCTTCGGCATGATCATGAGCAAAAACATCAAGGTCGTCCACGTGGCCAGCGACGAGCCCAACCTGTTGGAACCGGCCTGGGAATCGCAGGTGCTCACCCCGGTGCGCGCCAGCAACCTGCCGGAACCGGAGCTGGTCAACATCGCAAGCGATTACCGCTATGTGGTGTCGCCCATCATGGACTACCTCCTCAAGCTGCAGCAGAAAAACCCTGGATGCAAGATCGCCGTTCTTCTTCCGGAACTTGTGGTCGATCACTGGTGGTGGAATTTCCTGCACAACCAGCGCGTCTCCATCCTGAAGCTCCTGCTCCTGGTCCGGGGAAATCAACGCATCGTAGTCGTCAGCATCCCCTGGTATCTCTAG